TCGACGAGGCCGTCCGCGAGCAGATCCGCGGCGACTCGCGCGCGCGCCTCCGCACGCAGGGCCTGCTCGGCGACAAGGTGTTCGACATCACGCCCGGCACGCCGCGCTTCGCCGCACTCCGTCCCAACGACACGATCCCGATCGCGCCCTCGCTCGACTACGACCAGATCGTGCAGCAGGCGTCGGGCGCGGTCGGCGACGTCGTCGGACTCACGCACGACCTCCGCAACGTCACCGGCGGGATCGCGCGCGGCGAGGGGACCGTCGGGCAGCTCGTGACCAACCGCGCGCTCTACGACCAGCTGACGCAGACGCTCGACCGGACGAACAACCTGATCGCGCGGATGCAGAACCCGCGTGGCACCGTGGGGCGCCTCCTCGACGACCCGCAGTTGTACCGCAACCTCGTCCGCGTGACGACCTCGGTCGACTCGCTCACTCAGCAGGTCGCCGGGTCGCAGGGGACGATCGGGCGGCTGCTGCGCGACGACTCGCTCTACGTGCGGCTCGTCGGCGTCGCGGGCGGGGCCGACTCGCTCGTGAAGCTCCTCACGCGCGGCAACG
This is a stretch of genomic DNA from Gemmatimonadetes bacterium T265. It encodes these proteins:
- a CDS encoding ABC transporter substrate-binding protein; translated protein: MRRSSLITFEQLRVGGVVLAALAILLFGGYRLGQAARLFSKRYQLIAFVPNASGLRVGGTVSVAGQLVGTVESISFLPPDADTTRNLKLTVNVDEAVREQIRGDSRARLRTQGLLGDKVFDITPGTPRFAALRPNDTIPIAPSLDYDQIVQQASGAVGDVVGLTHDLRNVTGGIARGEGTVGQLVTNRALYDQLTQTLDRTNNLIARMQNPRGTVGRLLDDPQLYRNLVRVTTSVDSLTQQVAGSQGTIGRLLRDDSLYVRLVGVAGGADSLVKLLTRGNGLAARMLTDQQSYDQLNKTLTELNAILVDVRRNPQKYTKGLIKVF